The window ATCCTTTTCCGCATCTTTATGCGCTGATTCTTTGGGCGTATCCGATCCAACCTTGGACTTTCTTTTTCCAggtcccttcttcttctttttcggcCCCGTATCAGGCGGCGGCTTCGGCAACAGCAACTTCTGCTTTATCGGCGTCTCCGTCGTCTCCATACCCTTATCCTTCGTAAAAACCCCCAGCAAAACATCGTCCTCATTATCGCCCTGCTCATCCCTCGGCGCAGCAAGTGAAATCcgtttcttcttcacctgaGGCGCATCCGTCATCGCTGCAGGCCGGTACATAAACGAAGGCGGCAGCGCCGGCGCCTGCCAAGTCGGATCGCTGGTCTGTAGATCGATCGGCGGTCCATATCCCGCCGGCCACCCACTAAACCCTTCCATCTGTCCCGGAAACATCATACCCTCCCCCATCTGTCCAGAAAACATCACACCCGGCCCCATCTGCCCCTCAAATCCCATATTCGACAACGCCATCTGTCCCATCATCCCAGgccaccccccaaatccaaccCCCATCGCCAATTCCGACTGCCCCATCATCTGTGGAAgcatcaccccccttcccatattcatccccatcatctgtGGCAGCATTACATCCTGCCCCAACCTACTCAGTCCTTGAGCATCTCCCACATCCTGAAgaaacctctcctcctcattaTATTCCTTCCCCTCATTGCCCCCcccattctccccctccccatccccctcatcctcactctcGCCAACCAAAAGGTcactccccctcatcccttCAATATGCCCATTATTAACCACTATCCTCCCAGTCCTCAAATCAACCTcgtcccccaccccctcaaaatcccTCCCGTACCTCTCAAAGATGCTCTCAAACGCCGTCTTGAGCTTGATCACCGCCCGCTGTCTCGACCGTTCCAGCCTCGCATTCGGATCCCGTCTCGCGTTGACTTCTGACGGCAGCGACAAGAGTTCGTCTTCTAGTGGATCCTCCTCTACTTctagggggttgttgttcaaCGAAAGGCGGGGGCGCTTACTCGGAGGGGGGCACTCCATCGTGGTAGTCGCATATCGTGGTGGACGCTGGGGTcgagtgtggtggtgtcgcAGAGTGGAATTGGCCGATTGGTAGTCACGAATCTTAGGTTGTCATATCCGAGAAGGGGACGTCTCGTGTGCTGCAGCCACCCGTCGAGTCGTTGGTCGCGAAATTTAAACTTCAGTTAATTGCTCCTCGAAACCTTGAAAGTGACATACTGCTCAGCGGAAATCAATTGGGAATTGATTGTTAACCGAGCAACGCGTGGGGCAAGTAATGGTCAGTGCGCGCTGAGCTTAATCCAGCACGGCCCCCCTTTTTGCTATTCATACAAGACTTTTTATACAGTAAACATCACAGTAGCATTCTTATACCACGTCAACAGCGGATTCTCCCCACTCTTcgtctccgtctcctccaaaTACGCCCACCTGCGCATGAACTCCTCGTGAGACAACGACCGCGTCAGTTTGCCCGTAATAGCCTGGTACATCGCTTCCGACGTCTGAAAGTCAGTAGGAAACATGATGTCAAAGTACCCTTGATGAACCTAGAAACGCATCAGTATGTTTTGCCTGTCGTCAAACTGAACAGCACATCACTCACCAAAGGCGTCGAAACCGGCACCGGCCTCCTCTGATACCTCGTCTGCACAATCGGCGCATTCAACCCCTTGATCGCCCCCGGCAACCAGTGGAAATCACTCGTCAGCAGCCGATGCGCAGGGAAATACTTCCCCAACACGTCAAAAAACTGCATCAACCTCGTCGGGACGTACTCCTGCTCGCTCAAGTTCCCAGGCAAGGGCCTCTGCTGAGACAGCCACTTGCCAAACCTGCTTGTGGGGTACGGCACCTTGTACCTCCCGTCCGTAGCCACATCCCTCACGCGGAAGAAGCGGGCCGTGACTGGGTCCAAGTTGCGACTGTAGAACTCGTAGTAGTCTCCCTTCCCATCGATCAAGACGGTTCCTTGAAGGGGAGCTTCGGTGGCCATGTCATACCGGACAACATCATGCGCAAAGTTGTCAAACACTTcaaaggcgaggaagaaacaTGGCGACGGCACTTTGGTCTTCCAGTCAAAGATGGACTGGTTAATGATTTCGACTTTTTGGGCGTGTCCACGAGCGTGGCTGTTTTTCaagaggtggttgttttgaATCGTGGCGAGCTGGGTGGAAATTTCAATGATTTTATACTGAGTGCGAGCATAGACGGCCGGGTCCACATCGCGAATGTAGTCTAGGATGTTGAGCATCAGGGTACCACGACCGGCACCCATTTCGTAGATGATCAAATCATGGTAGGGAAAGGTGGTGAGTTTGTAGTTTGCGATCAGGTACCGGGCGATCGCTTCACCATAGTAAGGGCGGAAGAGTTCGGTAGGGGTATACCACAGCTGGCGTGTATCGGTTGGAGAGACGGCGTCGAGGGCGTCTTCGAATTCGACGTAGCGTTTCGAAAGAATAGTTTGGAAATCGATTTCGtcgtggagggaggggaagttgAAGGGTTCgccgggggagaagatgacAACTTGTTTGGAGAAGTAACCGTAGTTGGGGTTGTACAGACTGTCTGGAGGATATGTCAGCTGTGCACAAACAGATGTAGGTACTTTCCCAATAGAACCAACCTTCAACAAAGTCCCGCATCAGCATCTTTACCCGGCGTGGCCGTTCCTTTCTGCTTCGGAGCTCATCGGCAGTGACCAGAGGGTAGCTCTCGAACTCCTTGGACATGTCCTCCTGAAACACCTCGCTCCGTTGTTGCCAGTTACTTTCATTGTGTGGATTCTTTGACGattctcctcctctaccGCGAGCGACATAGTttcggtgttgttgttgatgttgttgttgttgccgtgGCGCACGGCAATGTTGGTAATGTTGTTGAAGCTCCTGAGCTTGAAGCCGTTGACGTCTCACATTCCGCAGAGCTGTGGCCAGGGTCGCCAAGTTCCTTCGCGATTGGCAGGCAGGGTGATGTCTAAATAGCTGTCTAAACAAGTGAGTAACTGCAGGCGAGTCCATTGTTCCGGAGTCGACCCCTAGAGGTCTGGTTGTGGCGTCGGTGGTGTCGTCGAGGGGTTTGGCGAGCTGTCCTGGACATTGAACTCCATCCCTCCTTTGACAAGCAGCACCCGCGCAGTTCCCATTTTCGGGGGTCAACTTTTTGCGTTGGCCCGAgctcccatcatcagcagGGGTCTTCGGCCTTCAACGGCCTGGATCTGGCGGGGTTTAAAAAAGCGGCCCCCACTGAATCTCACGACATTGGAACGTTGGACCAGGGTTGAGAATTGGCTTCTTGGCGACGAAGCTTGAAAGCTCTCAATGACATCAACTCTATTTTTCTCTTTTCACGGTAACATT is drawn from Podospora pseudocomata strain CBS 415.72m chromosome 1 map unlocalized CBS415.72m_1, whole genome shotgun sequence and contains these coding sequences:
- a CDS encoding uncharacterized protein (EggNog:ENOG503NUIE; COG:H; BUSCO:EOG09262DPL) → MDSPAVTHLFRQLFRHHPACQSRRNLATLATALRNVRRQRLQAQELQQHYQHCRAPRQQQQHQQQHRNYVARGRGGESSKNPHNESNWQQRSEVFQEDMSKEFESYPLVTADELRSRKERPRRVKMLMRDFVEDSLYNPNYGYFSKQVVIFSPGEPFNFPSLHDEIDFQTILSKRYVEFEDALDAVSPTDTRQLWYTPTELFRPYYGEAIARYLIANYKLTTFPYHDLIIYEMGAGRGTLMLNILDYIRDVDPAVYARTQYKIIEISTQLATIQNNHLLKNSHARGHAQKVEIINQSIFDWKTKVPSPCFFLAFEVFDNFAHDVVRYDMATEAPLQGTVLIDGKGDYYEFYSRNLDPVTARFFRVRDVATDGRYKVPYPTSRFGKWLSQQRPLPGNLSEQEYVPTRLMQFFDVLGKYFPAHRLLTSDFHWLPGAIKGLNAPIVQTRYQRRPVPVSTPLVHQGYFDIMFPTDFQTSEAMYQAITGKLTRSLSHEEFMRRWAYLEETETKSGENPLLTWYKNATVMFTV